A genomic segment from Toxotes jaculatrix isolate fToxJac2 chromosome 6, fToxJac2.pri, whole genome shotgun sequence encodes:
- the LOC121182919 gene encoding MAGE-like protein 2: MAERPLTNWNSGLFDCCDDISSCCYGYWCCPCHACTVSGKFGENKCLPVCDLFSPAFLVACGIPLCAPPVSLSMRVAIRNRYGIKGDICKDIAITCFCVWCSWCQMHRELKHRKETSTLISMQPDPQKMHSAPQMMQPAPYMMTQSAPQMMQSHPPVAQPAPQMMQSHPPVAQPAPQMMQHDPQMMHSAPPMTQSAPEMMQSHQHVAHPAPQMMQHDPQMIHSAPQMMQHDPQMIHSAPQMMQPHPHVAQSAPQMMQPHPHVAQSAPQMMQHDPQMMQPGPGYPGSTGFVTQ, encoded by the exons ATGGCAGAACGTCCCTTGACAAACTGGAACAGCGGCCTCTTTGACTGTTGTGACGACATAAGCTCTT gctGCTATGGTTACTGGTGCTGCCCTTGCCATGCCTGCACAGTTTCAGGAAAATTTGGAGAGAATAAGTGTCTCCCAGTATGTGACCTCTTCAGCCCTGCCTTTCTAGTAGCCTGTGGAATTCCTCTGTGTGCGCCTCCTGTATCCTTATCTATGAGGGTTGCCATTCGAAACAGATATGGTATCAAG ggtGATATCTGTAAGGACATCGCAAttacctgtttctgtgtgtggtgcTCCTGGTGTCAGATGCATCGTGAATTAAAACATCGCAAGGAGACCTCCACTCTGATTAGCATGCAGCCTGATCCACAGAAAATGCACTCTGCTCCACAGATGATGCAGCCTGCTCCATACATGATGACACAGTCTGCTCCACAGATGATGCAGTCTCATCCACCTGTGGCACAACCTGCTCCACAGATGATGCAGTCTCATCCACCTGTGGCGCAGCCTGCTCCACAGATGATGCAGCATGATCCACAGATGATGCACTCTGCTCCACCAATGACACAGTCTGCTCCAGAGATGATGCAGTCTCATCAACATGTGGCGCACCCTGCTCCACAGATGATGCAGCATGATCCACAGATGATCCACTCTGCTCCACAGATGATGCAGCATGATCCACAGATGATCCACTCTGCTCCACAGATGATGCAGCCTCATCCACATGTGGCACAGTCTGCTCCACAGATGATGCAGCCTCATCCACATGTGGCACAGTCTGCTCCACAGATGATGCAGCATGATCCACAAATGATGCAGCCTGGTCCTGGATACCCAGGTTCTACTGGCTTTGTGACCCAGTAA
- the ttc22 gene encoding tetratricopeptide repeat protein 22: MEGDNTDDIESLMEGMDFIPGHFHLDLSLNCDPVGPVKLRHRDTYLKQESLRGELEAEVGYLQYAVRNLLGLLAFHLEQMDTAKEIFRSICKEDPGNLNAWANLGYVYDKLGREVDVGECVDKVSYLMGLDAGEASQEETRLLAARCLAEQAYVYPYDVELDCEDDLRERLTAALTFYNRALDYGGDLIPTEEKLSWYFKMATIYVRLDDIVKTKEDSEYSRLSHYNKGLRFLKETLDSERTQHKALAWCYIGIMLERKDEFTTVPMSVHDCGFSASDPLSCYGTAINMASDDAFILNLLAKVFFLLGKHEMATGISNMALNVLPDPELNWQAYCTRAKINMMLYARDLEKAKHGEGGIPDRQRLTEARKDLDKVLTVRPCLRTHLEMAQVYYYMGVDALQESLLVDEGAVNSALVSLSHALQFKLGDSLPDLHVLRGRCLQLKGEEQNATDCFKQAVELERPGSTDTTALRCLLEALLALFMQGGPDSSPAITQLEMWVQKAEERYPKDIVKAELRCLYRTHTAEVTELSRALIRTGRLDLVRRLLETVVPKQLGKRKPVARSLSLT, translated from the exons ATGGAAGGAGACAACACAGATGACATTGAGTCTCTCATGGAGGGCATGGACTTTATCCCTGGCCACTTTCACCTGGACCTCAGCCTCAACTGTGACCCTGTGGGGCCTGTGAAGCTGCGACACAGGGACACTTATCTAAAACAGGAGAGCCTGCGGGGAGAGTTAGAGGCTGAAGTTGGATATTTACAATATGCAGTCAGAAATCTCCTGGGTCTGCTGGCTTTTCACCTTGAACAGATGGACACAGCTAAGGAAATATTCAG AAGCATTTGTAAAGAAGACCCTGGGAACCTCAATGCCTGGGCCAACCTGGGCTATGTGTATGATAAGCTGGGGAGAGAGGTGGATGTAGGGGAGTGTGTGGATAAAGTGTCCTACCTCATGGGCTTAGATGCAGGAGAGGCCTCTCAGGAAGAGACCAGACTATTGGCGGCCCGCTGCCTGGCTGAACAGGCCTACGTTTATCCATATGATGTGGAACTGGACTGCGAAGACgacctgagagagagactgactgcagcactgacattTTACAACAGAGCCCTGGACTATGGGGGAGACCTG ATACCAACGGAGGAAAAACTAAGCTGGTATTTTAAAATGGCAACCATCTATGTGAG ACTAGATGACATAGTAAAGACCAAAGAGGACTCTGAATACTCCAGACTCTCTCACTACAACAAGGGACTGAGGTTTCTCAAAGAAACACTGGATTCTGAGAGAACACAGCATAAAG ctctaGCTTGGTGTTACATTGGCATCATGTTGGAGAGGAAAGATGAGTTCACCACTGTGCCCATGTCTGTACATGACTGTGGATTCTCTGCCTCTGATCCTCTATCCTGCTATGGAACT GCCATAAATATGGCCAGTGATGATGCATTCATCCTGAACCTTCTGGCTAAGGTCTTCTTTCTGCTGGGCAAACACGAAATGGCCACAGGGATCAGCAACATGGCCCTAAATGTGCTGCCAGATCCAGAGCTCAACTGGCAGGCTTACTGCACCCGCGCCAAG ATCAACATGATGCTCTATGCCAGGGACCTGGAGAAGGCAAAACATGGTGAAGGTGGAATCCCAGACCGACAGAGGCTAACAGAGGCCAGAAAAGACTTGGACAAGGTCTTGACTGTACGTCCATGTCTGCGAACTCACCTAGAGATGGCACAG GTGTACTACTACATGGGCGTAGATGCACTCCAGGAGAGCCTTTTGGTGGATGAGGGAGCAGTGAATAGTGCGTTGGTGAGCTTGTCCCATGCCCTACAGTTTAAGTTGGGTGACAGTTTGCCAGACCTCCATGTGCTCAGAGGGCGCTGCCTCCAGCTGAAAGGTGAGGAGCAGAATGCTACAGACTGTTTCAAACAGGCCGTGGAGTTAGAAAGACCAGGAAGCACAGATACCACAGCCCTGCGCTGCCTCCTAGAGGCCCTCCTGGCTCTGTTCATGCAGGGAGGCCCTGATTCCAGTCCTGCTATCACCCAGCTAGAGATGTGGGTGcaaaaggcagaggagaggtACCCTAAGGACATTGTGAAGGCTGAGCTGAGGTGCCTTTACAGGACTCACACAGCAGAGGTCACAGAGTTATCCAGGGCTCTGATCAGGACAGGACGGCTGGATCTAGTGAGGAGGCTACTGGAAACAGTGGTGCCTAAACAACTGGGTAAGAGGAAACCAGTTGCAAGGTCTTTGTCCTTGACATGA